A genomic window from Periophthalmus magnuspinnatus isolate fPerMag1 chromosome 16, fPerMag1.2.pri, whole genome shotgun sequence includes:
- the LOC129456962 gene encoding carcinoembryonic antigen-related cell adhesion molecule 1-like, which translates to MEVKPSANPVVVGQSITLSLSPPTSLNSGSWAVGDVFILTWSKLGDKDQVAVYPNYMGRASIDGSRALTLSSLSMNDSGVYTMRSTDPGVTASVKLTVLEPVSNVTTSSNDSALIEHMDTAVALCSVSSGSFISLVWFNSSSEVTANDRVQLTEGNSTLTIVKVSRHDQGPFTCCAFNPVSNATSNPVNFTIYYGPDNMNMTLGSHTTGSNVTAVCASESNPPAQMQWAFKEQLLNTTGSVLELYHVTKDQSGSYSCFAFNNETNLSRNVTGYLDIKGEEGKKYYYKN; encoded by the exons ATGGAGGTCAAACCCTCAGCTAACCCAGTGGTGGTGGGTCAAAGCATCaccctgtccctgtcccctcCCACCTCCCTGAACAGTGGCAGCTGGGCAGTGGGGGATGTCTTCATTCTCACCTGGTCCAAATTAGGTGACAAAGACCAGGTGGCAGTCTACCCCAACTACATGGGTCGGGCGTCAATAGATGGTAGCAGAGCGCTGACTTTAAGCTCTCTCAGCATGAATGATTCTGGGGTGTACACCATGAGGAGCACTGACCCGGGGGTCACTGCATCCGTCAAACTCACTGTACTGG AGCCTGTTTCCAATGTTACCACAAGTTCCAATGATTCTGCTCTGATTGAACACATGGACACGGCTGTTGCCTTGTGTTCCGTCTCCTCGGGGTCCTTCATTTCACTGGTCTGGTTTAACAGCAGCTCTGAAGTTACAGCCAATGACCGGGTCCAGCTCACTGAGGGAAACTCCACTCTCACTATAGTCAAAGTCAGCCGCCATGACCAGGGACCCTTCACATGCTGCGCTTTTAATCCTGTCAGTAATGCAACCAGTAACCCAGTCAACTTCACCATATACT atGGGCCTGATAATATGAACATGACTCTTGGATCTCATACAACTGGATCTAATGTGACGGCAGTGTGTGCATCTGAGTCCAATCCTCCAGCTCAAATGCAGTGGGCTTTCAAAGAACAACTTTTGAACACCACCGGCTCTGTGTTGGAGTTATACCATGTCACTAAAGACCAAAGTGGCTCTTATTCCTGTTTCGCCTTCAACAATGAGACAAACCTGAGCCGCAATGTCACTGGATACCTTGATATAAAAGGTGAGGAgggaaaaaaatactattataaaaac
- the LOC117384176 gene encoding carcinoembryonic antigen-related cell adhesion molecule 5-like isoform X1: MGLLTVFCGISVAFLGLVSGAGVLPDSVDAALGGTVMFTTSLAPTQTPFISISWSTGTKNIISSNAAGGNFTGPEYEGRITLFISTGSLELRNVALSDTGQYSVNIVTGDGPTLGSILLNVYEPVSNVRVTVNSSDLVEFNSSVTLSCSADGANSTTFLWLNGSTEVTASDRVHLTDGGATLTITTVGRYDQGPFTCKVSNPVSSSISDPEQLFINYGPDGPILSVSPLLDYYEEGSDVSLSCSADSRPAAQFKWLLNGTLLSFTGAQMELKTIQTSQSGNYSCQAFNNKTLRYTTSQPASISVLGRITNIHVESSSNEPIEGASVNITCDASGSIFTRKWLINEQELNPSENIVFYEQKRVLSLRVLNRKDSGKYVCEISNPISTQTTVYTLSVIYGPENVQISGPEKIQVKKTLKLTCFSDSVPAANYTWIKNGTVLTQSSEYIKSMAGSSDSGQYICRASNEITKKTSEAAHTLLVTAPSGCSAGCIVGIVFGCIALALVVFAGVFFFLRKNRKLGEKSNSRTDGGGQDNSAYAQNQEVNYADIKFVRKDGGAVHLSPPNQTEYAEVQKRNDQPASRLPTYNDHVKRVRRPPPMPPTTGTEYAEIRRK; this comes from the exons atggGATTACTCACTGTGTTCTGTGGGATTTCTGTTGCCTTTTTGG GTTTAGTCTCAGGAGCTGGTGTGTTGCCTGACTCTGTGGATGCAGCTCTAGGAGGCACAGTCATGTTCACCACATCACTGGCTCCAACACAAACTCCATTTATATCAATATCCTGGTCAACTGGCACTAAAAATATCATCAGTTCAAATGCTGCTGGTGGTAACTTCACTGGTCCAGAGTATGAAGGCAGGATCACTCTGTTCATCTCTACTGGATCTCTGGAGCTCAGGAACGTGGCTCTTAGTGACACTGGACAGTACAGTGTTAACATAGTAACAGGAGATGGACCAACACTTGGATCCATTTTATTGAACGTTTATG AGCCAGTGTCTAATGTGAGAGTCACAGTCAACAGCTCAGACTTAGTGGAGTTCAACAGTTCTGTGACTCTCTCCTGTTCTGCTGATGGGGCCAATTCGACAACTTTCCTCTGGTTAAATGGCAGTACTGAAGTTACAGCCAGTGACAGAGTGCACCTCACTGATGGAGGAGCAACTCTCACTATAACCACTGTGGGGCGCTATGACCAGGGACCATTCACATGTAAAGTGTCTAATCCTGTCAGTAGCAGCATCAGTGACCCAGAACAACTCTTCATCAACT ATGGACCTGATGGTCCCATTTTGAGCGTCTCTCCTTTACTTGATTACTATGAGGAAGGCTCAGACGTGTCTCTGTCCTGCTCAGCTGACTCCAGACCTGCAGCTCAGTTTAAATGGCTTTTAAATGGAACGTTATTGTCTTTTACTGGAGCACAAATGGAACTTAAGACCATCCAGACGAGTCAGAGTGGAAACTACAGCTGTCAGGCTTTCAACAACAAAACTCTGAGATATACAACGTCTCAGCCTGCAAGCATCTCTGTGCTGG GGAGAATCACAAATATTCATGTTGAGTCATCATCCAATGAGCCAATCGAAGGCGCCTCAGTGAATATAACCTGTGATGCCTCTGGTTCCATCTTCACCAGAAAGTGGTTGATAAATGAACAGGAGCTAAATCCTTCTgaaaacattgtattttatGAACAAAAACGAGTGTTGTCCCTTAGAGTCTTGAACAGAAAAGACAGTGGAAAATACGTGTGTGAAATCAGCAACCCCATCAGCACTCAGACAACTGTTTACACTCTGAGTGTAATCT ATGGACcagaaaatgttcaaatctcAGGTCCAGAAAAGATTCAagtgaaaaaaacactaaaattaaCCTGTTTTAGTGACTCTGTACCAGCTGCTAACTACACCTGGATAAAGAATGGGACTGTTCTCACTCAGTCGTCTGAATATATCAAATCCATGGCTGGATcttcagacagtggacagtacATCTGTCGAGCTTCAAATGAAATCACAAAGAAAACATCTGAGGCAGCACATACACTGCTTGTTACAG ctCCCAGTGGCTGTTCGGCAGGCTGCATTGTTGGAATAGTATTTGGGTGTATTGCACTTGCTCTAGTTGTGTTTGCTGGAGTGTTTTTCTTCCTCAGGAAAAA TAGAAAGCTGGGGGAAAAGTCAAACTCTCGAACAG ATGGTGGAGGTCAGGACAACTCTGCATATGCACAAAATCAG gaGGTGAATTATGCCGACATCAAGTTTGTCAGAAAGGATGGTGGCGCGGTGCATCTATCTCCACCGAATCAGACAGAATATGCAGAGGTGCAAAAAAGAAACGATCAACCAGCTTCCAGACTGCCGACCTACAACGACCACGTGAAGAGAGTGAGAAGACCCCCTCCTATGCCCCCGACCACAGGCACAGAGTACGCTGAGATACGCAGGAAATGA
- the pafah1b3 gene encoding platelet-activating factor acetylhydrolase IB subunit gamma: MNAEDANPAATPTPCGDIHGDGRWMSMHERFVSDGKGKEPEVVFVGDSLVQLMHQFGIWRQLFSPLHSLNFGIGGDATQHVLWRLSNGELDNISPKVIVLWVGTNNHGHTAEQICGGIMAIVQVIKNKLPLAHTLVLGLLPRGKMPNPLREKNALVNKLVQEALSSLPYTSFLNVDPGFVHSNGSISHQDMYDYLHLTPKGYEAVCDPLHEHIKSLLEKPPEH; encoded by the exons ATGAATGCAGAAGATGCAAACCCCGCCGCCACACCCACCCCTTGTGGAGACATTCATGGAGATGGACGATGGATGTCCatg CATGAACGTTTTGTGTCTGATGGCAAAGGAAAGGAGCCCGAGGTTGTTTTTGTGGGGGACTCACTAGTTCAATTGATGCATCAGTTTGGG ATCTGGCGACAACTATTTTCTCCTCTACATTCGCTTAATTTTGGCATTGGTGGTGATGCAACACAACATGTGCTGTGGAGACTTTCTAATGGTGAACTTGATAACATCAGCCCCAAG GTTATAGTCCTATGGGTAGGAACCAACAACCATGGTCACACTGCTGAACAAATCTGTGGAGGTATTATGGCCATTGTCCAAGTCATCAAGAACAAGCTCCCGCTGGCTCACACACTTGTACtt ggtCTGCTCCCAAGAGGTAAAATGCCAAACCCTCTACGTGAGAAAAATGCCTTGGTGAACAAGCTGGTGCAAGAGGCCTTATCTTCTCTTCCATACACCTCTTTTCTTAATGTTGACCCTGGCTTTGTGCACTCCAACGGTAGCATCTCCCACCAAGACATGTATGATTACCTTCACCTGACACCCAAGGGCTACGAGGCTGTGTGCGATCCTCTGCACGAACATATTAAGTCTCTGCTGGAAAAACCCCCTGAGCactga
- the LOC117384176 gene encoding carcinoembryonic antigen-related cell adhesion molecule 5-like isoform X2 gives MGLLTVFCGISVAFLGLVSGAGVLPDSVDAALGGTVMFTTSLAPTQTPFISISWSTGTKNIISSNAAGGNFTGPEYEGRITLFISTGSLELRNVALSDTGQYSVNIVTGDGPTLGSILLNVYEPVSNVRVTVNSSDLVEFNSSVTLSCSADGANSTTFLWLNGSTEVTASDRVHLTDGGATLTITTVGRYDQGPFTCKVSNPVSSSISDPEQLFINYGPDGPILSVSPLLDYYEEGSDVSLSCSADSRPAAQFKWLLNGTLLSFTGAQMELKTIQTSQSGNYSCQAFNNKTLRYTTSQPASISVLGRITNIHVESSSNEPIEGASVNITCDASGSIFTRKWLINEQELNPSENIVFYEQKRVLSLRVLNRKDSGKYVCEISNPISTQTTVYTLSVIYGPENVQISGPEKIQVKKTLKLTCFSDSVPAANYTWIKNGTVLTQSSEYIKSMAGSSDSGQYICRASNEITKKTSEAAHTLLVTAPSGCSAGCIVGIVFGCIALALVVFAGVFFFLRKKKLGEKSNSRTDGGGQDNSAYAQNQEVNYADIKFVRKDGGAVHLSPPNQTEYAEVQKRNDQPASRLPTYNDHVKRVRRPPPMPPTTGTEYAEIRRK, from the exons atggGATTACTCACTGTGTTCTGTGGGATTTCTGTTGCCTTTTTGG GTTTAGTCTCAGGAGCTGGTGTGTTGCCTGACTCTGTGGATGCAGCTCTAGGAGGCACAGTCATGTTCACCACATCACTGGCTCCAACACAAACTCCATTTATATCAATATCCTGGTCAACTGGCACTAAAAATATCATCAGTTCAAATGCTGCTGGTGGTAACTTCACTGGTCCAGAGTATGAAGGCAGGATCACTCTGTTCATCTCTACTGGATCTCTGGAGCTCAGGAACGTGGCTCTTAGTGACACTGGACAGTACAGTGTTAACATAGTAACAGGAGATGGACCAACACTTGGATCCATTTTATTGAACGTTTATG AGCCAGTGTCTAATGTGAGAGTCACAGTCAACAGCTCAGACTTAGTGGAGTTCAACAGTTCTGTGACTCTCTCCTGTTCTGCTGATGGGGCCAATTCGACAACTTTCCTCTGGTTAAATGGCAGTACTGAAGTTACAGCCAGTGACAGAGTGCACCTCACTGATGGAGGAGCAACTCTCACTATAACCACTGTGGGGCGCTATGACCAGGGACCATTCACATGTAAAGTGTCTAATCCTGTCAGTAGCAGCATCAGTGACCCAGAACAACTCTTCATCAACT ATGGACCTGATGGTCCCATTTTGAGCGTCTCTCCTTTACTTGATTACTATGAGGAAGGCTCAGACGTGTCTCTGTCCTGCTCAGCTGACTCCAGACCTGCAGCTCAGTTTAAATGGCTTTTAAATGGAACGTTATTGTCTTTTACTGGAGCACAAATGGAACTTAAGACCATCCAGACGAGTCAGAGTGGAAACTACAGCTGTCAGGCTTTCAACAACAAAACTCTGAGATATACAACGTCTCAGCCTGCAAGCATCTCTGTGCTGG GGAGAATCACAAATATTCATGTTGAGTCATCATCCAATGAGCCAATCGAAGGCGCCTCAGTGAATATAACCTGTGATGCCTCTGGTTCCATCTTCACCAGAAAGTGGTTGATAAATGAACAGGAGCTAAATCCTTCTgaaaacattgtattttatGAACAAAAACGAGTGTTGTCCCTTAGAGTCTTGAACAGAAAAGACAGTGGAAAATACGTGTGTGAAATCAGCAACCCCATCAGCACTCAGACAACTGTTTACACTCTGAGTGTAATCT ATGGACcagaaaatgttcaaatctcAGGTCCAGAAAAGATTCAagtgaaaaaaacactaaaattaaCCTGTTTTAGTGACTCTGTACCAGCTGCTAACTACACCTGGATAAAGAATGGGACTGTTCTCACTCAGTCGTCTGAATATATCAAATCCATGGCTGGATcttcagacagtggacagtacATCTGTCGAGCTTCAAATGAAATCACAAAGAAAACATCTGAGGCAGCACATACACTGCTTGTTACAG ctCCCAGTGGCTGTTCGGCAGGCTGCATTGTTGGAATAGTATTTGGGTGTATTGCACTTGCTCTAGTTGTGTTTGCTGGAGTGTTTTTCTTCCTCAGGAAAAA AAAGCTGGGGGAAAAGTCAAACTCTCGAACAG ATGGTGGAGGTCAGGACAACTCTGCATATGCACAAAATCAG gaGGTGAATTATGCCGACATCAAGTTTGTCAGAAAGGATGGTGGCGCGGTGCATCTATCTCCACCGAATCAGACAGAATATGCAGAGGTGCAAAAAAGAAACGATCAACCAGCTTCCAGACTGCCGACCTACAACGACCACGTGAAGAGAGTGAGAAGACCCCCTCCTATGCCCCCGACCACAGGCACAGAGTACGCTGAGATACGCAGGAAATGA